ACTGTTGCCGCGCCTGCTCCAGGGTAACTTCGGCCTGGCGCCGCGCCAGCCGGGCGCGCTGGTAATTGCCGCGGGCCGCGCGATTAAGGATGGGAATGGACGCCTGAATGCCGTAGGAGTAGGCGTAGTCCTGGCGGTCTCTGATTCCGCTCAGCGTCTCGCTCAGTTTGTGGTCACGACCGCCCGAGGTGTACTGATAGACCAGGTCGAGTTGGGGCATCATTTCCTTGCGGGCGCGATATTCTTCGAGGGCCGAGTTGTCGATTTCCATTTGGCGGATCGTCATTTCTGGGCGCTTCGCGAGGGCCTCGTCCATACTGGCCACGACGCGCTCCTCATAGACGTTGGCGTCGAATTCAGCCGGGTCGCGGGGATTGGGGCGGTCGATGGGCACGATAAGCGCCTTGGAGAAGCGATCGCCGTCGCGGAGGTTCAGCAGGTTTTTCAGCAGGTTGCTGGCGTCGGCGATGCGCTGGCGGGCGGTGATGTACTGGCTCTGGCGGGTGGCCACGCCGGCCTTGGCCTGGAGCACTTCGATATCCGCCGCCGTGCCGATTTCCCGGCGCGTCTCGTTTACCTTGAGGAGGCGTTCGGCGTTGTCGAGCGCCTCGGACTGCACCTTGAGGTTTTCCATGGCGCCCACGAGATCCCAGTAGCCCTTGATGACCTCGGCGACGGTAGTGAGCACGGTGAGGCGCAACTGGGCTTCCGTGGCGATCTTGGAGTTCTTCGCCAGGTTGATCCGGACCTTGTTGTACTTGGTGCCGAATCCGCGGAGGATGGGCTGGGTGAGCTGCATGGTCAGGGTGCCGCTGTATTCTTCGACGAAGTTACTGAAGGTGGATTCGGATTTCTCCATGCCCCAGGTAAGATTGTACTGGGTGCCGAGGTGAAGCTTGCCGAGGAGGGCGGCGTTGGTGACCGTGTCGTAGGACTGAACGCTGTTGATACCGCCGAAGGCCACGACCTGCTGGGACTGGGACTGGTTCGCGCGGCTGTAAAAGGCGGAACCCTGCAGAACGGGATCGAATTCGCCCCTGGCGGAGTAGATCGCCTCTTCGGACTTGAGGGGCTCGAATCCGGTGATCTGGATGTCCATGTTGTCGTCGAGGGCGATCAGGATGCATTCCTGAAGGGAGAGGTTAAACTGCTGATCGGCCACGCTCTCGCTGAGCCGGACCCGGAGGGCGTCGAGATCGATCAGGTTGATGTTGATCTCGTCCTGGAGGTTGATGTCGCTGCCCAGCTCGCCGCCGTAGCGCAGGGTGAGCTCGTTGGGGGGCGTGGGGAGGAGGTCCCCCGGTGTGGTGGCGGGCGGTGCGGGGGCGGTATCGAGCGCGGGGGCGCTCGCCGCTTCCTCCACGACCGCGGGCGGGGCCTCCTGCGCCGGGGCCGGGTGTGTGCCGGCGACGATACAGCAGGCACACGTCAGGACTAAGAAAGATCGCAGCATTCCATTCTCCATGAGATTTCTCGGGGCGGGGAGGGGCTACCAATGAAATGCCAGCCCGCGCCAACTGCCTGTGGTTCACCCGTCACTGTGATCGGTCGGGCCTCTTGCGTTACAGGCGTTTCGTCATATCCGCCACGGAAGTCTACTGACTGGCCGCGGCGCGAGTCAACCGGGAAGGGTGGAGGCTCGGGCTATAGAAGGGGAGGGAGGTCGCCCGCTCCCCCCTGGCGCATGGCCTGTTCCTGAAACTGCTGCACGCGCACGGCGAAGGCCTGTTCCAGTTCGCCGGTGGTCTGGATGAGCATCTTCGCCTCGTCGCCGCTCAGATTGCCCTGGGTCTTCTCGATGAGGACGGCGAGCAGATCGAGGGTGTAGCGCGCGGCATCGAGATTGACCATGACCTGGCCCGACTCCTGATCGGCGATGAGGCCGAGGGCAAACATGGCCTGCGTGGCCAGGCTGCCAACCAGTGACGAGAACGAGGGCTGCTCGGGATCGTATTCGAGCATATCACCGTCGGGCGCTTCGGCCTGCCCGGATTCCCCCGCAAGCGGCTCGGTTCCCGCCGCAAGCTTCTTTGCCGCTTCCTCTTTTTCCCGTTGGACCTGGGCCTTCCAGCCCTCGTCAATGAAAATCTTCGGTCCGTCTTCGCTCATGCAAGGGGCTCCTGGTAAACGGGATTATAAAGCATGGACCCCGGCCCTGAACTGGCAGGGCCGGGAATCCATTACAAACCTATGGTAAACAAGACCTATTTTTTGGTCTTGTGGCGATTCTGGCGGCGTTTCTTCTTGCGCTTGTGCTTGTTGATTTTCGCCTTGCGGGCTTTACGTCCTCCAGCCACTGAATGTCCTCCTGAAGCGTTGCTTCGTTCTTAGATGTCCCTGAGCCGGGCTTAATTCAACCACTGATCGTCAGGTTGGGAATAGGAAAAGAGTTCGCTTTCCTGGAAGTAGAGGCCGATCTCGCGGACCGCCGTATCCACCGCGTCGGAAGCGTGAATGATATTGTTCTGCATGCTGAGGCCGAAATCGCCCCGGATCGTGCCCACGTCCGCCTTCGCGCAATTGGTCGCGCCGTTCATCTTGCGCACCTGCGCCACGGCATCGGGACCCTCCCACACCATCTGAACCGTGGGGCCGGAGGTGATGAAGGAAACCAGCTCGCCGAAGAAGGGCTTGTCTTTGTGCTCGTCGTAGTGGGCCTTGGCAATGTCCTCGCTGAGGATCTGGGCCTTCAGGCCGACGAGCTTCAGGCCGCGCTGTTCAAAGCGGCGGATGCACTCGCCCACAAGACGGCGACCAACGCCATCGGGCTTAACCATCACAAAAGTACGTTCGCTCACGATTCTACTACTTTCTTACACAAGGTTCCGGTCCGCGCACGACCGAAGTCGGGAGCCCTGACCGAGTTCCTGGGGGAGAGGGAGCATGGACGCCCGAACCCCATCAAGGTTGGGCACAGGCATACTTCGGAGTATGGTAGCAAAGAATCGGGGCGGCGTGCAAGTGCCCGGCGACCTTCGGATTTGCTACCAATCACAGAGCGGTTGGGTTATCATGGCCCGAGGAAGTAGATTCGGGGTGTGGCCCCTTTTCCTCCGGCGGCGCCCGGGGGGAATGCCGTTTGTGGAGAGCGTAACATGCATCGTATGTCTTTGTTCCTGGGGCTTGCCGTCCTGGCGGGTTGCCCCTTTCGGGCGGCTGCGGAGCCGATCCACCGGATTGTTCTTGATGGCGCTTTCGCCGACTGGGCCGAGGTGCCCTCCTATACGGATCCGGCGGACGACCAGCACGACACGGATCACACCGGGGAATTCGATGTGCCGGCCTATGTGGACCATGAGGACGCCGACCTGCTGGAGTTCAAGTTCACCCACGACGAGGAGAACCTCTACGCCTATTTCCGCACCCGGGGTCTCATCGGGCGTACGCAGAGCTCCAGCGTGGGTACGGCGGGCCGCTACTATGTGATTGTCACCATCGATGTCGACAATAACGACGCCACGGGCTACCCCCTGCACGAAGGCGGATATTATCCCACGACACCGGGCTATGACATGAACATGGAGGTGGAGTATTACGACGACGCCTTTAACACGGGGCACTACCTCAACCACGGCTGCCTGGACAACGCCGAATTCCTCCAGGCGCAGACCGACCAGTCTAACGGCTGGGTCAACGTGAAGGCGGGCACCTACGACTGGTACACCCAGTGGGTGTGGTTCGACACGCCCCAGGGATTGCCCGGCGAAATTATCCTGCCTACGGGCGAGGGTATCGTATGGGTGGCGGATCGCGGACCGGCCTACCCCGGCTGCATCATCGAAATTTCCATTTCCCCCGATGGTCACGAGGCCGAGGTCAAGGCGCCTTTCCGGGGCTTCATGCTGGATGCGCCCTCGGGCGACCCGATCATGGCCCTGGGTAAGACCATCGACGTCTCGTTTTCGGTCGAGGCGAGCAGCGAGTTTGCCGCCGGCGGGGAATGGGCCTCCGACACGGCGGACCCGATCGTGGGGTACGAGCTCGGCAGCGCGGAAGCGGGAGTAACCGTGCCCATGAAGGCGGCCCCGGCGGCCCTTTTCCCGGCGTTGGCGGCGGTCGCCCTGTGGATGGCCCGGCGGGGCGGCGGAAATATTTTTCGGTCAAAAGAGTTCACCCGGGAGGGGTGAAAGAGGTATCATGCACCTTGGACGGAGTGGGTGTGCCTGACCACCCCCGCTACCGGCCATGCCCGTTGAGTTCGTAATCAAAGGAGTACCCACGTGAAAGCGAATTACTGGGCCGCCGCTTTGGCGGTGTTGGCTTTGGCCCCGACCGCCCTGGCGGCGCCGGTCCATCAAATCACCATTGACGGTAACATGAACGACTGGGCCGATGTGCCCTCGTACACCGACCCGTCGGACGACCAGCACGACACGGACCATACGGGCGCAAGCGATGTGCCCGCTTACGTAAATCACCCGGACGTGGACCTTCTGGAATTCAAATTTACCCACGACGGGGAAAATCTTTATGCCTGGTTCCGCGCCCGTGGTCAGATCGCCAACACGGCCAATTTCACCGACAACGGCGCCCGAGGGCGTTCCTACACGATCGTAACCATCGACGTGGACCAGGACGACGAGACGGGCTATCCCCTCCACGAGGGTGGCTACTACCCCACGACCCGCGGCTACGACCTCAATATGGAGGTGGAGCACTACGACGGGACCTTCAACACCGGCCACTTCTTGCTCCACGGCTGCCTGGACGATGCCTCCTACGCCGCCTCGGAAGCGGAGCAGTCCCAGGGGCTGGTCAGTATTGTACCGGGCAATTACGACTGCTACACCCAATGGGTCTGGTACGACGACCCGCCCGGATATCCCAATGAGATCATCCTCCCCTCGGGCGAGGCCATTTACTGGGTAGTCGACAAGGGGCCGGTGTATCCCGACTCTATCGTGGAGTTTGCCATCTCCGCCGACGGCCACTCCGCCGAGATGAAGTCGCCCTTTCGCGGCTTCATGCGAAATTCGCAGGATGGTACGCCCGTCATCGCGCTGGGTAAGGTGCTCGACCTCTCGTTCTCTCTCGAAGGCAGCGGTGAACTCGCGCCCGGCGCCCAATGGGCCTCAGACACGGCCGATCCCATTAACAAGTACGTGGTGGGTTCGGAACTGGCCGGAAGCAACGGCGACCGCGCGGGCCATGCCGGAGACAAGAACGACGATTTTGTCATCGACTCCAGCGAACTGCTGCGCATGATCCAGCTCTACAACCTCGGCGAGTTCAGTTGCGACCCCACCGGCGAAGACGGCTTTAATCCCGGTGCGGGCGACAAAACCTGCACGCCGCACGAAGGCGACTACAATCCGCAGGACTGGCACTTCGACCTTTCCGAAATGCTCCGCGCCATCCAGATTTATAACAAGGGCGGCTACGAACTCTGCGAAGAGGGCGAAGACGGACTCTGTCTGGTAAGCAATACAAAGTAAGGGACGTATCGCCGCCCAAGCCCGCGGAGGTGAGGCGACGCCATGACCAGAATCACTTCCCCGGTGAAAACCCGCCCACATTCATAGCGGTGGCGTATCCTCGAGGAGGTCGCGACGTGATGCGACCCTTACAGGGAAGCCGCTGAAACCGTCCCGACCTCTTAGAAACCCAACGCATCCAGGCTGGTAATGCACGAATCCAGGGGCACGGTTTCAATATGCGTCGCGCCGAGCTTTGCCAGCTCGAAGCGCACCTTGGCGAGGCCCATGGTCTTGTTTGAGGTGCTGACCTGCACGCTGAATTCGGTGTAGCCGTTCCCCTGATTCATCGTGGGTTCGTCGCCGAAGAGGGAATTGGTGCTCAGGAAATCGAGGGTGGGGGGGACCAGCTCGTTTTTCACGTTGAAGAACAACAGCACCTTGTCTTCCGCGTAGATGGAGCCCTGGAGGTTCAGGAGGAACATGCGGGCCAGTTCGAGCTTTTCCTCGTTCTCGCGGATCTTCGGATTGGCCCAGATGCCGGTCTCGGAGTTGTAGACTTCCTCGCCCATTTGAAGACCGTAGTTGCGGATGGCGCTGCCGGTCTGGGTGATCTCCAGGCCGAAATCGACGGAGCCGTTGACCACCTTCGCCTCGGTCTTGCCCCAGGTCTCGTAGACCACCAGGCCCGCGTCGATGCGCGGTGGCGTCTTGAATTTCTGCACGGAAAAGCCGCTGTGGGATTCCGCAAAGCCCAGCGCCGCGATCTTCTTCTGAAACCAGTCCAGCGCCAGGTAGGGCATCTCCGCCACCATCGTGATCACGGCCTTCTTCGAGAGCAGATCGGCCAGCCACGCGTCGAACGTAACGCCGTCCGCCAGCGGATTGTGAATGATGACCAGGCGCACGCCGCCCCGATTGAGCGAGAGCACCTTCTCCAGCTTGATGTCCTGGTTATATTCGTACTTGAACTCCAGCACGCGCTCCTGGATCCAGTCATCGCCCGCGATGGCGATATCGAGCTCTTCAATCGCGAGCTGCGCGCCAAATTCCTGCGGACGACCGTCCCAGCCCATGAGCACGGCGTTCAGCGGAAACTTCGTGGGCCCGCCGGCGTCGTAGCCTTTTGTCGGGAAACCCGCGTGCTTCAGCAGGCCGATCAGGTTGCCGCCGCGGTTGGGATCAGCGAGAGAGCCCGCAGGCATGCCGATGACGAGTTTTGTGCTCATGGTAGATTCCTATCTGTGGGGTGTTATTGCTCACCCGTTCCCCGCGGGCATGCGCATCGGGGCGTGCGCGGGAAGATTGAGGGAACCGCCGCGCGTATGAAAACCCTGCGCGGGGCCACGGGGGCCGTGGTTCGGATGCCCCATAGTATACCGGTCCGGGCGGGGGTTGATCCACCGCAGGGCGGACGTTTGACGACGGCAGGCCGGTGCACTAGAATTGGCGAGGACTGGGCGCAGGCATTTCGTTCGCGCCCGTTGGAGTTTTCCCGTGAAATTCACCCCGTGGCTTTTGGCCGCATGCATCGCCCTCGGTGCACAAGCGGAAGATCGCGCCGCGCTGGATCACTTTGAATCCAGTGTGCGTCCCCTCTTTGCCGCACGCTGCGAAGCATGCCACGGCGCGGAGAAGCAGAAGGGCGCCCTGCGGCTCGATTCGCGCGAGGGATGGGCTGCGGGCGGCAGTCGCGGCGCGGCCATCGTTCCGGGCAATCCCGCCGAGAGCTTGCTGATGAAGGCTGTACGTCGTGGTGATCATGATCTGCAAATGCCACCGGACGAAGCCTTGACCGAGATCGAGATCGCTGCGCTGGAGCGTTGGATCGCCGAGGGCGCGGCCGATCCCCGGGAGACCGCTCCAAAGGCCCCCACACGGGAAAAAGCCGATCCGCGCACCTTCTGGTCCTTCCAGCCCGTTCGCGCGGTGGCGCCGCCCGCGGTGACGCAGCCCGAGTGGGTCCGCACCCCGGTAGACAACTTCATCCTCGCTACGCTGGAGCAGAAAGGGCTGACGCCCGCGCCCCGGGCCGATGCTCGCACCCTCGTGCGCCGCGCTTATGTGGACCTCATTGGCCTGCCGCCCACGCCCGAGCAGGTGGACACGTTTGTCAACGATACCGCGCCCGACGCCTGGGCGCGCCTCATCGACGGGTTGCTCGCCTCGCCCCACTACGGCGAGCGCTGGGGACGCCATTGGCTCGATGTGGCGCGCTACGCGGACAGCGGCGGCTTTGAGACGGACATGTACTACCGCAACGCCTGGCGCTACCGCGACTACGTGGTGAAATCCTTCAACGACGACAAGCCTTACGATGTTTTTGTGCTGGAGCAGATCGCGGGCGATGAACTGTGGCCGGGCAACATCGACCAGGCCGGTTCCTACGAGGTGCCCGCGGACAACCGGCGTCGCCTCGAAGCACGGACCGGCACCGGCCTCTATACCCTTGGCCCCCAGGTCCACGAGTCCAACATGGACGGACAAAAAATCCGCTACGAAACCTTTTCGGACTGGGTGGACACCACCGGCGCGGCCTTCATGGGGCTGACTTTCGGGTGCGCCCGCTGCCACGATCACAAATTTGATCCCATCTCCCAGCGCGACTACTACGCCATGCAGGCCATCTTCGCGGGCAGCAAAGAAGTGCTGGAGCCCGTGGTCCCGCCCATGAGCGTGGCTGACTTCAAGCAGCACTATCCTCGCGTGGTCGCCGTGGACGAAGCCCGTCGCGCCGTGCGCCTCTTCGACGAACGGGTGAAAGGCCGCGCCCAGACCGAAGAGGAAAAGGCCGAACGGGCCGCGCTCATGATGCGCGTCGCCGAGGCCGTCCTGGCCGTGCCGCCGAAGACCGCCCAGGGGGAAGCGTTCGACGGCATCCTCGAGGTGCCCTCGGTCTCCGTATTGGGCCATGAAAACCCCGACCTCGTACCCGCGATTCACGTGCTCAATCGCGGCGAACTTAACCGCCCGGAAGACCTCGCCACCCCGGCCCTGCCCGACGCGATCCGCGCCGCCAGCGGCTGGACCGCGCCCGTGCCCGGCGCCGTCGGGGGACGCACCGCCCTTGCCCGCTGGCTGGTCGACCCGGCCCACCCCCTCACCGCCCGCGTCATGGTCAACCGCATCTGGTAC
This genomic stretch from Candidatus Hydrogenedentota bacterium harbors:
- the ndk gene encoding nucleoside-diphosphate kinase, whose product is MSERTFVMVKPDGVGRRLVGECIRRFEQRGLKLVGLKAQILSEDIAKAHYDEHKDKPFFGELVSFITSGPTVQMVWEGPDAVAQVRKMNGATNCAKADVGTIRGDFGLSMQNNIIHASDAVDTAVREIGLYFQESELFSYSQPDDQWLN
- a CDS encoding PSD1 domain-containing protein; the protein is MKFTPWLLAACIALGAQAEDRAALDHFESSVRPLFAARCEACHGAEKQKGALRLDSREGWAAGGSRGAAIVPGNPAESLLMKAVRRGDHDLQMPPDEALTEIEIAALERWIAEGAADPRETAPKAPTREKADPRTFWSFQPVRAVAPPAVTQPEWVRTPVDNFILATLEQKGLTPAPRADARTLVRRAYVDLIGLPPTPEQVDTFVNDTAPDAWARLIDGLLASPHYGERWGRHWLDVARYADSGGFETDMYYRNAWRYRDYVVKSFNDDKPYDVFVLEQIAGDELWPGNIDQAGSYEVPADNRRRLEARTGTGLYTLGPQVHESNMDGQKIRYETFSDWVDTTGAAFMGLTFGCARCHDHKFDPISQRDYYAMQAIFAGSKEVLEPVVPPMSVADFKQHYPRVVAVDEARRAVRLFDERVKGRAQTEEEKAERAALMMRVAEAVLAVPPKTAQGEAFDGILEVPSVSVLGHENPDLVPAIHVLNRGELNRPEDLATPALPDAIRAASGWTAPVPGAVGGRTALARWLVDPAHPLTARVMVNRIWYGHFGRGIVASLNDFGLMGERPTHPELLDWLATEFVQRGWSIKQLHRTIMLSSAYQMDSAWQSDANAAIDPANHYLWKMNRRRLEAEALWDAIHAAAGTLNLKMGGRPVVPPLMGDEGAPAYWTVSADPADHTRRGLYVLQRRNFRFPMFDVFDLPVNAVSAPSRDTTSVATQALWLLNNATAQRQAQAFAARLTGEIGGQVDQAWRIGLGRLPSAEEKAEALALLASLAPGKPQDALAQLCLAVFNLQEFAYVD
- a CDS encoding TolC family protein codes for the protein MLRSFLVLTCACCIVAGTHPAPAQEAPPAVVEEAASAPALDTAPAPPATTPGDLLPTPPNELTLRYGGELGSDINLQDEININLIDLDALRVRLSESVADQQFNLSLQECILIALDDNMDIQITGFEPLKSEEAIYSARGEFDPVLQGSAFYSRANQSQSQQVVAFGGINSVQSYDTVTNAALLGKLHLGTQYNLTWGMEKSESTFSNFVEEYSGTLTMQLTQPILRGFGTKYNKVRINLAKNSKIATEAQLRLTVLTTVAEVIKGYWDLVGAMENLKVQSEALDNAERLLKVNETRREIGTAADIEVLQAKAGVATRQSQYITARQRIADASNLLKNLLNLRDGDRFSKALIVPIDRPNPRDPAEFDANVYEERVVASMDEALAKRPEMTIRQMEIDNSALEEYRARKEMMPQLDLVYQYTSGGRDHKLSETLSGIRDRQDYAYSYGIQASIPILNRAARGNYQRARLARRQAEVTLEQARQQLMLNVNLAASRVASNAILVQSNQQATRLQIANVAAEEKRLQLGVTTSWQVLQIQQDLTTAQVQELISNIEYEKSLVELQLAEGTILDNLGIELPVPEAEDAPVTYMESVRPRWE
- a CDS encoding DUF1844 domain-containing protein; amino-acid sequence: MSEDGPKIFIDEGWKAQVQREKEEAAKKLAAGTEPLAGESGQAEAPDGDMLEYDPEQPSFSSLVGSLATQAMFALGLIADQESGQVMVNLDAARYTLDLLAVLIEKTQGNLSGDEAKMLIQTTGELEQAFAVRVQQFQEQAMRQGGAGDLPPLL